The Porites lutea chromosome 4, jaPorLute2.1, whole genome shotgun sequence genome contains a region encoding:
- the LOC140933402 gene encoding uncharacterized protein isoform X2, which produces MSLNHLALISSGFLLFLSLPLQANALGTNITQPNHSPGDINTGKKSSGVPVNTGGVFKQKTQSPNHPEIQGNRRIEVQRPVEEDGTEESREFEVSDESPVTDVLSEVTGRDSNKEEMFDTMRRYRDKDDREDRRPAATTFIGKEINKQKNKGLLAAAVQSEDDKQTEYPSDDSVAEDAIFQEALTAHNKFRSLHHVLPLQWNATLAEQAQNIAESVASDPSTFQGEPAGENIAQIWHDLQRAPLKATTIWYGEKKAYSFSYPVLNDKVKHFTQMIWKDTNQLGMGAAPSPSGKYVIVVALYRPLGNDSHRLRDNVQKAGQQQDVYATIKQKIFKPNGDKKDNVGKS; this is translated from the exons ATGAGTTTAAATCACCTTGCGTTAATAAGCTCTggttttttgctgtttttgtcaCTCCCGTTACAAGCAAATG CTCTTGGCACAAATATCACCCAACCAAACCATTCACCCGGCGAcataaatacaggaaaaaagAGCTCTGGCGTTCCGGTAAATACCGGAGGGGTCTTCAAACAAAAGACGCAATCACCCAACCATCCAGAAATCCAGGGTAACAGGAGAATTGAGGTTCAAAGACCAGTTGAAGAAG ATGGTACAGAAGAATCACGCGAATTTGAAGTGAGTGATGAATCTCCCGTCACTGATGTGCTAAGTGAAGTAACAGGCAGAGACAGTAACAAGGAAGAAATGTTCGACACTATGCGACGCTATAGGGATAAAGATGACAGGGAGGACAGACGACCAG CTGCTACGACCTTTATAGGAAAAGAGATAAACAAGCAAAAGAATAAAGGATTACTGGCAGCCGCTGTACAGAGTGAGGACGACAAACAAACGGAATACCCTTCTGATGACTCCGTTGCAGAAG atGCAATATTTCAAGAGGCACTCACGGCTCACAACAAATTCAGATCACTTCATCACGTCCTCCCTTTACAGTGGAATGCCACGCTAGCAGAACAAGCGCAGAATATAGCAGAGTCTGTAGCCAGTGACCCGTCCACTTTCCAAGGCGAGCCAGCGGGTGAAAACATCGCACAGATATGGCATGATCTGCAGAGGGCACCTCTCAAGGCCACTACTATATGGTACGGTGAGAAGAAGGCGTACAGCTTCTCCTATCCAGTTCTCAATGACAAAGTAAAGCACTTCACACAGATGATATGGAAAGACACCAACCAGCTAGGCATGGGGGCAGCGCCAAGCCCCAGCGGTAAGTACGTCATTGTGGTGGCACTGTACCGTCCCCTGGGAAATGACAGTCACCGCTTGAGAGACAATGTTCAAAAGGCCGGGCAACAGCAAGATGTGTACGCAACAATAAAGCAAAAGATTTTTAAACCAAACGGTGATAAAAAAGACAATGTCGGTAAATCATAA
- the LOC140933402 gene encoding uncharacterized protein isoform X1, with product MSLNHLALISSGFLLFLSLPLQANALGTNITQPNHSPGDINTGKKSSGVPVNTGGVFKQKTQSPNHPEIQGNRRIEVQRPVEEDGTEESREFEVSDESPVTDVLSEVTGRDSNKEEMFDTMRRYRDKDDREDRRPAATTFIGKEINKQKNKGLLAAAVQSEDDKQTEYPSDDSVAEDGSRKSLEIYIAEEPADQQKRHKDNRNTQASYKTNNATAKKNDSNANGTGIYRSNTPQRNAIFQEALTAHNKFRSLHHVLPLQWNATLAEQAQNIAESVASDPSTFQGEPAGENIAQIWHDLQRAPLKATTIWYGEKKAYSFSYPVLNDKVKHFTQMIWKDTNQLGMGAAPSPSGKYVIVVALYRPLGNDSHRLRDNVQKAGQQQDVYATIKQKIFKPNGDKKDNVGKS from the exons ATGAGTTTAAATCACCTTGCGTTAATAAGCTCTggttttttgctgtttttgtcaCTCCCGTTACAAGCAAATG CTCTTGGCACAAATATCACCCAACCAAACCATTCACCCGGCGAcataaatacaggaaaaaagAGCTCTGGCGTTCCGGTAAATACCGGAGGGGTCTTCAAACAAAAGACGCAATCACCCAACCATCCAGAAATCCAGGGTAACAGGAGAATTGAGGTTCAAAGACCAGTTGAAGAAG ATGGTACAGAAGAATCACGCGAATTTGAAGTGAGTGATGAATCTCCCGTCACTGATGTGCTAAGTGAAGTAACAGGCAGAGACAGTAACAAGGAAGAAATGTTCGACACTATGCGACGCTATAGGGATAAAGATGACAGGGAGGACAGACGACCAG CTGCTACGACCTTTATAGGAAAAGAGATAAACAAGCAAAAGAATAAAGGATTACTGGCAGCCGCTGTACAGAGTGAGGACGACAAACAAACGGAATACCCTTCTGATGACTCCGTTGCAGAAG ATGGCTCACGAAAATCTCTTGAGATTTACATAGCTGAGGAACCAGCGGATCAACAGAAGAGACATAAAGATAACAGAAATACGCAAGCTAGTTACAAAACTAACAATGCAACGGCTAAAAAGAACGATAGTAACGCCAATGGGACTGGAATTTACCGCAGTAACACTCCTCAAAGGA atGCAATATTTCAAGAGGCACTCACGGCTCACAACAAATTCAGATCACTTCATCACGTCCTCCCTTTACAGTGGAATGCCACGCTAGCAGAACAAGCGCAGAATATAGCAGAGTCTGTAGCCAGTGACCCGTCCACTTTCCAAGGCGAGCCAGCGGGTGAAAACATCGCACAGATATGGCATGATCTGCAGAGGGCACCTCTCAAGGCCACTACTATATGGTACGGTGAGAAGAAGGCGTACAGCTTCTCCTATCCAGTTCTCAATGACAAAGTAAAGCACTTCACACAGATGATATGGAAAGACACCAACCAGCTAGGCATGGGGGCAGCGCCAAGCCCCAGCGGTAAGTACGTCATTGTGGTGGCACTGTACCGTCCCCTGGGAAATGACAGTCACCGCTTGAGAGACAATGTTCAAAAGGCCGGGCAACAGCAAGATGTGTACGCAACAATAAAGCAAAAGATTTTTAAACCAAACGGTGATAAAAAAGACAATGTCGGTAAATCATAA